Proteins encoded by one window of Akkermansia muciniphila ATCC BAA-835:
- a CDS encoding S1C family serine protease has translation MADLQKHVHEVASRVTAATVALVSDGGETGSGVIVSPRGLILTAAHVVGGDEIMRVVFADGRVVKGRVLGANFTRDAAMVQIMDGGNYPHVELGESDGLHVGDFVVALGHSKGFDPERRAPIRMGRLCTDGKQRFLISECTLIGGDSGGPLFDLSGKLVGIHSSIGPMLKINNHVPVSVFRRDWDKLLSGRHWGQLGLHPMADPESPVLGFAMMDVLGVDGVVVEDVVVNSPADTAGIQPGDVITHMDSRSLRSVRDMLRELGRHRPGETVPLVVVRKGTAYKADLTFGRRGDLMSGLKYQEQTQG, from the coding sequence GGTTTCCGACGGGGGAGAGACGGGCAGCGGCGTCATTGTCTCTCCGCGGGGCCTGATTTTGACGGCGGCCCACGTCGTGGGCGGCGATGAAATCATGCGTGTGGTCTTTGCCGACGGGCGCGTGGTAAAGGGACGGGTGCTGGGCGCCAACTTCACGCGGGATGCCGCCATGGTGCAAATCATGGACGGAGGAAACTATCCTCATGTGGAACTGGGGGAATCCGACGGTCTTCATGTGGGGGATTTTGTGGTGGCTCTGGGCCATTCCAAGGGATTTGACCCGGAACGCCGCGCGCCCATCCGCATGGGAAGATTGTGCACGGACGGAAAGCAGCGCTTCCTTATTTCGGAATGTACGCTGATTGGCGGAGATTCCGGCGGTCCCCTCTTTGACCTGTCCGGCAAGTTGGTTGGCATCCATTCCTCCATTGGCCCTATGTTGAAAATCAACAACCATGTCCCTGTTTCCGTTTTCAGGAGAGACTGGGACAAACTGCTCTCCGGCAGGCATTGGGGCCAGCTGGGCCTTCATCCCATGGCGGACCCCGAATCTCCTGTGCTCGGGTTTGCCATGATGGATGTGCTGGGCGTGGACGGCGTGGTGGTGGAAGACGTTGTGGTGAATTCTCCGGCGGATACCGCCGGCATCCAGCCGGGGGACGTCATTACCCATATGGACAGCCGGAGCCTGCGTTCCGTGCGGGATATGCTCCGTGAACTGGGCAGGCACCGTCCGGGGGAAACCGTTCCATTGGTGGTGGTGAGGAAAGGTACGGCTTACAAGGCGGATCTTACATTCGGCAGGCGCGGCGACCTGATGTCCGGCCTGAAATACCAGGAACAAACTCAAGGATGA